The following are from one region of the Hymenobacter radiodurans genome:
- a CDS encoding alpha-amylase family glycosyl hydrolase — protein MPTHPTLIASTLQLGMGAIPHSTGTTFRVWAPHAEEVNVTGTFNDWSNKSHPLQPEADGYWATDVAGVKPGDEYRFLICNNGQELSKNDPYAREVTHSAGNSVVPDHDFDWEDDHFEMPPWNTLVIYEIHVGTFNAPDPDKPGTFYNVIEKLDYLRELGINALEIMPPTEFPGSRSWGYNPSHPFAIETDYGGAKALKQLIKEAHRHGIAVILDVVYNHFGPGDLDLWQFDGWHENDGGGIYFYNDWRAETPWGHNRPDYGRPQVRQYIRDNALMWLEEFRVDGLRADSISHIRNVNGSSDPSTDLPEGWDLMRWINEEIQARTPWKITIAEDLLGNEYITRPTDQDGQGFSTQWDMAFLHPIREALTTQHDADRDMQAVAGAIAQTYNGDAFQRVIYTESHDEVANGKSRVPEEIMPGAAHHWYPKKRATLGAALVLTAPGIPMLFQGQAMLADGFFSDDQPLDWSRAEKHSGLIHLYRDLIALRRNFAGTTRGLSGQHTEVFHVNNEDKIIAFRRWDQGGPGDETIVLANFADTTREGYCIGLPAAGQWQVRFNSDWEGYDQEFSNFESFGAEAEEGEYDELPFHACFGLAPYSVLIISQ, from the coding sequence ATGCCAACTCACCCTACCCTCATTGCCTCTACCCTACAGCTGGGTATGGGCGCTATTCCACATTCTACTGGCACCACCTTTCGCGTATGGGCGCCTCACGCTGAAGAAGTTAACGTAACAGGCACTTTTAACGACTGGTCCAACAAAAGCCACCCGCTCCAGCCCGAGGCCGATGGCTATTGGGCAACCGATGTGGCCGGCGTGAAGCCCGGTGATGAATATCGGTTTCTGATCTGCAATAACGGGCAGGAGCTAAGCAAAAACGACCCTTATGCCCGCGAAGTCACGCACTCGGCTGGCAACTCCGTGGTACCTGATCACGACTTTGATTGGGAAGACGACCACTTCGAAATGCCTCCTTGGAACACACTCGTTATTTACGAGATCCACGTAGGCACCTTCAACGCCCCCGATCCTGACAAGCCCGGCACGTTTTACAACGTTATTGAGAAGCTGGATTATCTGCGGGAGCTAGGCATCAATGCCCTCGAAATAATGCCCCCCACGGAGTTTCCAGGCAGCCGCAGTTGGGGATACAATCCATCGCATCCTTTCGCTATCGAAACTGATTATGGCGGGGCTAAAGCGCTTAAGCAGCTCATAAAAGAAGCTCATCGTCACGGCATTGCTGTTATTCTGGATGTGGTGTATAACCACTTTGGTCCCGGCGACCTCGACCTGTGGCAGTTCGACGGCTGGCACGAAAATGACGGGGGCGGCATCTACTTCTACAACGACTGGCGGGCCGAAACGCCCTGGGGCCACAACCGCCCCGACTACGGCCGACCCCAGGTGCGCCAATATATCCGCGACAACGCTCTGATGTGGCTAGAGGAGTTTCGGGTCGATGGCCTGCGCGCCGATTCTATTTCGCACATTCGCAACGTGAACGGCAGCAGTGACCCCTCCACCGACTTACCGGAAGGCTGGGACCTAATGCGCTGGATTAACGAGGAAATTCAGGCCCGTACACCCTGGAAAATCACGATTGCGGAAGACTTATTGGGCAATGAGTACATCACCCGCCCCACCGATCAGGACGGGCAGGGATTTTCGACTCAATGGGATATGGCCTTTTTGCATCCCATTCGCGAAGCCCTGACAACGCAGCACGACGCCGACCGCGACATGCAAGCCGTAGCCGGCGCCATCGCCCAAACGTATAATGGCGACGCTTTTCAGCGGGTTATCTACACTGAGTCGCACGACGAGGTGGCCAATGGAAAGTCGCGGGTACCGGAGGAAATTATGCCCGGCGCGGCCCACCATTGGTACCCGAAAAAGCGCGCGACGCTAGGGGCCGCATTGGTACTCACGGCCCCTGGCATTCCGATGCTGTTTCAAGGTCAGGCGATGCTGGCCGACGGCTTTTTCTCCGACGATCAGCCCCTCGACTGGAGCCGGGCCGAAAAACATAGCGGTCTGATTCATCTCTACCGCGACCTGATAGCCTTGCGCCGCAATTTCGCTGGCACCACGCGCGGGCTTTCGGGCCAGCATACGGAGGTCTTTCACGTCAACAACGAGGATAAGATTATTGCCTTCCGCCGCTGGGACCAGGGCGGCCCCGGTGATGAAACCATCGTTCTGGCGAACTTTGCTGATACCACGCGCGAAGGCTACTGTATTGGGCTACCCGCGGCGGGCCAGTGGCAGGTACGCTTTAATAGCGACTGGGAAGGCTACGATCAAGAGTTCAGTAACTTCGAAAGCTTTGGCGCTGAAGCCGAAGAAGGCGAGTACGATGAATTGCCATTTCACGCCTGTTTTGGACTGGCGCCGTACTCAGTCTTGATTATCTCGCAGTAA
- a CDS encoding fasciclin domain-containing protein encodes MYRALRLLTVGLFIGLSATSCDDDEVIIPPVTQQNIVQVAQSNADFSVLVAAVTKADLATTLSGAGPFTVFAPNNAAFAKLAGGPLDAFSSVAKINAVTDASQIAALRGVLLYHVLPSNVMASNIATGASTSTTARPASASGVNDNSIYLTKTGSNVFINGATSVVTADISASNGTIHAIDNVLLPPSQTIAGIVQSSAAASPAQFTQLLRALQRPAAQALLAAAASNSSNITVFAPTDAAFQAALTALNLQNVDQIPDATLVGILQKHIVSSGRVFSSDLVPGNVATLNGNVTIAASGTGFTVRGGSGTAANITPANILATNGVVHVINQVLLP; translated from the coding sequence ATGTATCGCGCCTTGCGGTTGCTTACTGTTGGGTTGTTTATTGGACTAAGTGCTACCAGCTGTGATGACGATGAAGTCATCATTCCGCCGGTTACTCAGCAGAACATTGTGCAAGTAGCGCAAAGCAATGCCGACTTCAGTGTACTGGTAGCGGCCGTCACCAAAGCTGATCTGGCCACCACGCTAAGCGGCGCGGGGCCGTTCACGGTGTTTGCTCCCAACAATGCTGCATTTGCCAAACTAGCCGGCGGACCTTTAGATGCCTTCAGCTCAGTAGCCAAAATTAATGCCGTAACAGATGCCAGCCAGATTGCTGCGTTGCGTGGAGTATTGCTCTACCACGTATTGCCAAGCAATGTGATGGCCAGCAATATTGCCACTGGGGCCAGCACTAGCACTACGGCGCGGCCCGCCAGCGCTTCCGGCGTCAACGACAACTCTATTTACCTGACCAAAACGGGTAGCAACGTCTTTATCAATGGCGCTACCAGTGTCGTAACAGCTGATATATCGGCCAGCAATGGCACCATTCACGCCATCGACAATGTATTGCTTCCCCCAAGTCAGACTATTGCCGGTATCGTACAGAGTAGTGCAGCCGCGTCGCCAGCTCAATTCACGCAGTTGCTGCGGGCTTTGCAGCGACCCGCTGCGCAAGCTTTGTTAGCGGCAGCAGCCAGCAACTCATCCAATATCACCGTATTTGCGCCCACCGATGCTGCCTTCCAAGCTGCTCTCACGGCGCTGAACTTGCAAAACGTAGATCAAATTCCTGATGCTACCCTCGTGGGTATTTTACAAAAGCATATCGTCAGTTCAGGTCGAGTATTCTCGTCTGATTTAGTGCCCGGCAACGTCGCTACGCTCAATGGTAACGTGACTATTGCCGCATCCGGTACAGGCTTCACGGTGCGCGGCGGCTCCGGCACTGCGGCCAATATTACTCCCGCCAATATTCTGGCTACCAACGGAGTGGTTCACGTAATCAATCAAGTTCTGCTGCCCTAG
- a CDS encoding YfcC family protein produces MNTFRFPHPLVLLVGFIVLATVLSYVLPAGVFERRADAATGREVVIPGSYHRVAPSPVSPLEAVVSIPRGLQEAASVIFFVFLTGGAFTVVDQTGALRRGVDWLLTRFRGREALVIPLISLLFATMGALENMQEEIIPLVPVLLVLMRRLGYPVLTAAAVSLGAAAVGAAFSPINPFQVGIAQKLAQLPLLSGAGFRLIFLAAALALWIGGTMRYAARNRVAPELAEPETQTAGGAGRHGLVLLLLLLTFAAFTYGVLHLGWEFEQMGALFFVLGVVAGLVGGLGLTGTAESFIAGFRDLAFSALLIGFARAIFVVLEQGQIVDTIVQAMSAPLAGLPVTLSALGMMAVHTALHLPVPSVSGQAVLTMPILTPLSDLLGLSRQVTVLAYQYGAGLCELITPTNGALMAIVAACGVRFDAWWKFVLPLYLGLLVLGALAVVVGITVGLQ; encoded by the coding sequence ATGAACACCTTTCGCTTTCCGCACCCGCTAGTTCTTCTGGTTGGGTTTATTGTGCTGGCCACCGTGCTGAGCTACGTGCTACCCGCTGGCGTATTTGAGCGCCGCGCCGATGCCGCCACCGGCCGTGAAGTAGTAATTCCGGGCTCCTATCACCGGGTAGCGCCTTCGCCGGTCAGTCCGCTGGAGGCGGTGGTTAGTATTCCGCGCGGTTTGCAGGAAGCAGCCAGCGTTATCTTCTTCGTTTTCCTGACGGGTGGAGCTTTTACCGTGGTAGACCAAACGGGCGCGTTGCGGCGCGGCGTCGACTGGCTTTTGACGCGCTTTCGAGGGCGTGAGGCGCTCGTTATTCCGCTTATTTCCCTGCTTTTCGCCACGATGGGCGCACTGGAGAATATGCAGGAGGAAATCATTCCGCTGGTGCCCGTATTGCTGGTACTTATGCGTCGTTTGGGCTATCCTGTCCTGACGGCCGCAGCAGTGAGCTTAGGCGCGGCCGCAGTAGGAGCAGCCTTTAGCCCAATCAATCCATTTCAGGTAGGCATTGCTCAAAAACTGGCGCAATTGCCGCTGCTTTCCGGAGCGGGCTTTCGGCTGATTTTTTTGGCCGCTGCCTTGGCTCTTTGGATTGGCGGAACCATGCGCTACGCTGCCCGCAATCGGGTAGCACCTGAGCTAGCAGAACCCGAAACGCAAACGGCGGGCGGCGCAGGCCGTCATGGGCTGGTGCTGCTATTGCTCCTGCTCACGTTTGCCGCATTTACGTACGGCGTACTACATCTGGGGTGGGAGTTTGAGCAGATGGGCGCGTTGTTTTTCGTGCTGGGCGTAGTCGCTGGCTTAGTGGGTGGATTGGGCCTGACGGGCACGGCTGAAAGCTTTATTGCCGGCTTCCGCGACCTAGCTTTTTCGGCTTTGCTGATTGGTTTTGCCCGTGCCATTTTCGTGGTATTGGAACAAGGCCAAATCGTGGATACCATTGTGCAGGCTATGTCGGCGCCACTGGCTGGGCTACCGGTTACGCTGTCGGCCTTAGGCATGATGGCGGTGCATACGGCGCTGCACTTGCCTGTGCCTAGCGTAAGCGGCCAGGCGGTGCTCACGATGCCTATTCTCACGCCCCTCTCCGATTTGCTGGGGTTGTCGCGCCAGGTGACGGTGCTGGCGTACCAATACGGCGCTGGCCTCTGCGAACTGATTACGCCCACCAACGGCGCCCTGATGGCCATTGTAGCGGCCTGCGGCGTGCGGTTTGACGCGTGGTGGAAGTTTGTGCTGCCGCTCTATCTGGGGCTGCTAGTCTTGGGCGCGCTGGCGGTAGTAGTCGGTATTACAGTCGGTTTACAATAA
- a CDS encoding glycosyltransferase has protein sequence MQPPPSAPEIIAPDALLVEVAWEVCNQVGGIYTVIRSKVPATVQGWGDRYCLLGPYFPQQAQGEFEPIEDHELTLLTDPFAGAVRQMRLMGYDVQYGTWLVTGRPRVVLINPFQVYDRLGSIKADLWQHHGIPTPDHDDLLHQVEAFGHLATIFLQILTAEVVPPQRVVAHFHEWMTGVAIPVLRREQVPAHIVFTTHATLLGRYLAMNDPNFYDHLMQVNWEAECRHFNIETAVRIERAAAHGSHVFTTVSELTVRECIYLLDRIPDAVLPNGLNIERFVALHEFQNLHQQYKAKIHDFVMAHFFQSYAFDLDNTLYMFTSGRYEYHNKGFDITLEALARLNYRLQQSGMEGQVVMFFITKRPFTSINPLVLQSRAVLDEVRETCAAIERQVGERLVYAAAASTDHRLPNLSDMVDDYWRLRYRRTLQSWKTNALPSVITHNLVDDAKDDILNFLRRSNMINHQHDRVKIVYHPDFVSPTSPLFGMEYGQFVRGCHLGIFPSYYEPWGYTPLECVARGVPAITSDLSGFGDYVMQNVPDHEDKGIFVVQRQEKTFDEAAEELTNMLWNFVLLNRRERIMQRNKVESSSELFDWKNLREHYDRAYSLALERS, from the coding sequence ATGCAGCCACCTCCATCAGCCCCCGAAATCATTGCTCCCGATGCTCTGCTTGTTGAAGTCGCTTGGGAAGTCTGCAACCAGGTGGGGGGCATTTATACCGTTATTCGCTCCAAAGTACCGGCTACCGTGCAGGGCTGGGGCGACCGTTATTGCCTACTTGGACCTTATTTTCCGCAGCAGGCCCAAGGCGAGTTTGAGCCCATCGAAGATCATGAGCTAACTCTGCTGACGGATCCCTTTGCCGGAGCCGTGCGTCAGATGCGCCTGATGGGCTACGACGTGCAGTATGGTACTTGGCTGGTAACGGGTCGGCCGCGCGTGGTGCTCATCAATCCTTTTCAGGTGTACGACCGCTTGGGCAGCATTAAAGCCGACCTCTGGCAGCACCACGGCATTCCCACGCCCGACCACGACGACCTACTGCATCAGGTAGAAGCCTTCGGACATCTGGCCACTATTTTCCTGCAAATTCTGACCGCTGAAGTAGTACCGCCTCAGCGCGTAGTGGCGCATTTCCACGAGTGGATGACGGGCGTGGCTATTCCCGTATTGCGTCGTGAGCAGGTGCCTGCGCACATTGTGTTTACCACGCATGCCACGCTGCTGGGCCGCTACTTGGCCATGAATGATCCCAACTTCTACGACCATCTCATGCAGGTCAATTGGGAAGCAGAATGTCGCCATTTCAATATCGAAACAGCGGTGCGGATTGAGCGTGCGGCGGCCCACGGCTCCCACGTGTTTACTACCGTGAGTGAGCTAACGGTGCGCGAGTGTATTTATTTACTGGATCGGATTCCGGATGCGGTACTGCCCAACGGTCTCAACATTGAGCGCTTTGTGGCTCTGCACGAATTCCAGAATCTGCACCAGCAGTACAAAGCCAAGATTCATGACTTTGTGATGGCGCACTTTTTCCAGAGCTACGCCTTCGATCTGGATAATACGCTGTACATGTTCACCTCGGGCCGCTATGAGTATCACAACAAAGGCTTCGACATAACCCTGGAAGCGTTGGCGCGCCTAAACTACCGCTTGCAGCAAAGCGGCATGGAAGGTCAGGTAGTTATGTTTTTCATTACGAAGCGGCCGTTTACCAGCATAAACCCACTAGTACTTCAAAGCCGAGCGGTGCTGGATGAAGTGCGCGAAACTTGCGCGGCTATTGAGCGGCAGGTGGGCGAGCGCCTCGTATATGCCGCCGCCGCCAGCACCGATCATCGCCTGCCTAATCTCTCGGATATGGTAGACGACTACTGGCGTCTGCGCTACCGCCGCACGTTGCAAAGCTGGAAAACCAATGCGCTACCCTCAGTTATTACGCACAACCTAGTTGACGACGCGAAGGATGATATTCTAAATTTCCTGCGTCGTTCAAACATGATCAATCACCAGCACGACCGCGTCAAAATCGTGTACCATCCTGATTTTGTTTCGCCTACGTCGCCCTTGTTTGGCATGGAATACGGGCAGTTTGTGCGGGGTTGTCATTTGGGCATTTTCCCCTCCTATTATGAGCCTTGGGGCTATACGCCACTGGAGTGCGTGGCCCGCGGCGTACCAGCCATTACCAGCGACTTATCGGGCTTCGGTGATTATGTCATGCAGAACGTGCCGGACCACGAAGACAAAGGCATTTTTGTAGTGCAGCGTCAGGAGAAAACCTTCGACGAAGCCGCTGAAGAACTCACCAATATGCTCTGGAATTTTGTGCTGCTTAACCGGCGCGAGCGAATTATGCAGCGCAATAAAGTAGAAAGTTCTTCCGAGCTATTCGACTGGAAAAACCTGCGCGAGCATTACGATAGAGCTTACTCTTTGGCGTTAGAACGCTCGTAA
- a CDS encoding DUF6960 family protein, translating to MARPKPVRYGLYPWTPDYGLRYIHPANRRTFEWLEPMGKLFEKIDETDDWILIRYDEQQFKVSGELFTELSEKPVFSFGDLVEEVNPEPGREPHRGLISDVYWDESRDRPRFQIVEKKRKIKRVFEPEELRSV from the coding sequence ATGGCTCGACCTAAACCTGTTCGTTACGGCTTATACCCCTGGACTCCCGATTATGGCCTGCGCTACATCCATCCGGCCAACCGCCGCACCTTCGAGTGGCTGGAGCCGATGGGTAAGCTATTTGAGAAAATTGATGAAACCGATGACTGGATTTTGATTCGCTACGACGAGCAGCAGTTCAAAGTCAGCGGCGAATTGTTCACGGAACTGAGCGAGAAACCCGTATTCAGCTTCGGAGACTTGGTAGAAGAAGTTAATCCTGAGCCTGGCCGCGAACCGCACCGTGGCCTCATCTCCGACGTGTACTGGGACGAAAGCCGCGACCGGCCACGGTTTCAAATTGTAGAGAAAAAGCGCAAGATAAAGCGCGTGTTTGAGCCCGAAGAGTTGCGTAGCGTGTAG